One region of Vairimorpha necatrix chromosome 10, complete sequence genomic DNA includes:
- a CDS encoding ribosomal protein eL34: protein MHKIIIHKGRTYKTRSNVRKVVKTPSGKLVARRQKKHAKFHRCHECNTKLLSIARMRPAEFSRQKVSARKVNRPLGSTTCGKCVKEKIIEAFLNDEERIVREKATA, encoded by the coding sequence AtgcataaaataataatccACAAGGGAAGAACTTACAAAACCAGAAGTAATGTAAGAAAAGTAGTAAAAACACCATCTGGGAAATTAGTAGCAAGAAGACAGAAGAAACATGCTAAATTTCATAGATGTCATGAATGTAATACTAAATTATTATCAATAGCAAGAATGAGACCAGCTGAATTTTCAAGACAGAAAGTTTCTGCTAGAAAAGTCAACAGGCCTTTGGGATCAACAACATGTGGGAAATGTGTTaaagagaaaataatagaaGCATTTTTGAATGATGAGGAAAGAATTGTAAGGGAGAAAGCAACagcttaa